From Microbacterium rhizosphaerae:
TGATGTTCACGATCTCGCCGCTGCTCGCCGTGATCGCGCTCGTCACGATCCCGCTCACTCTCCTGGTGACCGTGGTGGTCGCCAGGCGTTCGCAGAAGCTGTTCATCGCGCAGTGGAAGGCGACAGGCACACTCAACGCGCGCGTGGAGGAGACCTACTCCGGCCATGCCATCGTCAAGGTGTTCGGGCACCAGAAGGAGGTGGAGCAGGACTTCCGCGGCGAGAACGAGGCGGTGTACAAAGCCAGTTTCGGCGCGCAGTTCGTGTCGGGCATCATCATGCCCGCCATGCAGTTCATCGGGAACCTCGTCTACGTCGCCATCGCGGTGGTCGGCGGCATCCAGGTGGCCAACGGCGTGATCTCGATCGGCGACGTGCAGGCCTTCATCCAGTACTCGCGCCAGTTCACCCAGCCGCTCGCCCAGCTCGGCTCCATGATGAACCTCCTGCAGTCCGGCGTCGCGAGCGCGGAGCGCGTGTTCGAGCTGCTCGACGAGAGGGACGAGACGCCCGAGCCCGACGAGGCCGAGACCGCGGAGGAGGACGCGGCGACGCTCGAATTCGACGGTGTCGACTTCCGCTACATCGCCGACAAGCCGCTGATCCACGACCTCAACCTCACGGCCGAGCCCGGCAGCACGGTCGCCATCGTCGGTCCCACCGGAGCAGGCAAGACGACGCTCGTGAACCTCATCATGCGGTTCTACGACGTGGACGCCGGCACGATCGCCCTGGACGGCGTCGACACGAGACGGATGACGCGGGCCGATCTGCGTGCGCGCACCGGAATGGTCCTGCAGGACACGTGGCTGTTCTCCGGCACGATCCGCGAGAACATCGCATACGGCCGCCCGGATGCGACGGAGGAGGAGATCGTGCAGGCGGCGACCGCCGCGTACGTCGACCGGTTCGTCCACGCTCTTCCCGACGGCTACGACACCATGCTCGACGACGACGCCTCGAACCTCTCGATGGGCGAGCGCCAGCTCGTCACCATCGCGCGGGCGTTCCTTGCGGATCCTCGCATCCTGATCCTCGACGAGGCCACGTCGTCGGTCGACACCCGCACCGAGCTGCTCATCCAGCGGGCGATGTCGCGGCTGCGCGCAGACCGCACCTCGTTCGTCATCGCCCACCGGCTGTCGACGATCCGGGATGCCCATCTCATCCTCGTGATGGAGAACGGCGGGATCGTCGAGCAGGGCGACCACGATCAGCTGCTCGCGGCGAAGGGCGCGTACTGGCGCCTGTACAACGCGCAGTTCGAGGGCGCCGCGGAAGAGGAGAGCGGCACGGTCCCCGCAGGGATGCCCGCTGCCCGCGCCGCGGGCGCACCCGCTGTCGGCGGTGCATAGGCGTTCCACTAGGATGTGAGGCACCGTCTGCGCGCGGTGCTGCGTGTGGTCGGTCGAGGGGAGGTCGTGTGCCCGACGTGACGACGGAGGTCCGGACCGTCCCGCTGGCCGATGGAGAGCTGCGCCTGTCGTGGGCCGAGGCCACCGACACGGGTCGGCGGCGTGAGATCAACCAGGATGCGGTGCTCACGCTGTATCCGCTGTTCGTCGTGGCCGACGGCATGGGCGGCCACATCGGCGGCGAGATCGCGAGCTCGCGGACGATCGAGCGTCTGCGCGCCGTCGCCGAGACGGGCGAGGTCACGGCGCACACGATCGAGGCCGCGCTCGAGAAGGCCGTCCAGGACATCGCCGCCCACCCGGGTGCGACG
This genomic window contains:
- a CDS encoding ABC transporter ATP-binding protein, with amino-acid sequence MSGTQQAEQRRGPMGGGRGPFGGMGQPVQKAQNFGPSAKRLLGTLKPDATLLVVVVLLGAISVALNVMGPKLLGAATNVVVAGFASLQFKNLPPGTTQQQIIDGLRATGHTQQADLLSGMTFTPGAGIDFPQLALILTGVLALYVFASLFAYLQARLLNGIVQRGMHRLRTQVEDKVHRLPLSYYDSVQRGELLSRVTNDVDNIGQSLQQTISQVVISLLTVVGVMIMMFTISPLLAVIALVTIPLTLLVTVVVARRSQKLFIAQWKATGTLNARVEETYSGHAIVKVFGHQKEVEQDFRGENEAVYKASFGAQFVSGIIMPAMQFIGNLVYVAIAVVGGIQVANGVISIGDVQAFIQYSRQFTQPLAQLGSMMNLLQSGVASAERVFELLDERDETPEPDEAETAEEDAATLEFDGVDFRYIADKPLIHDLNLTAEPGSTVAIVGPTGAGKTTLVNLIMRFYDVDAGTIALDGVDTRRMTRADLRARTGMVLQDTWLFSGTIRENIAYGRPDATEEEIVQAATAAYVDRFVHALPDGYDTMLDDDASNLSMGERQLVTIARAFLADPRILILDEATSSVDTRTELLIQRAMSRLRADRTSFVIAHRLSTIRDAHLILVMENGGIVEQGDHDQLLAAKGAYWRLYNAQFEGAAEEESGTVPAGMPAARAAGAPAVGGA